The Triticum aestivum cultivar Chinese Spring chromosome 7B, IWGSC CS RefSeq v2.1, whole genome shotgun sequence genome window below encodes:
- the LOC123161332 gene encoding uncharacterized protein, protein MEADGRKERETTAAAAQIYRGAASLGVSVQEGLQHAKASVVGSVQQAMAGSEEEAAQADLRAAKAQVEATDEAEAKKKHLAG, encoded by the coding sequence ATGGAGGCCGACGGGAGGAAGGAGCGCgagacaacggcggcggcggcgcagattTACAGGGGCGCGGCGTCGTTGGGCGTGTCCGTGCAGGAGGGGCTGCAGCACGCCAAGGCCAGCGTGGTCGGCTCGGTGCAGCAGGCGATGGCGGGgagcgaggaggaggcggcgcaggcGGACCTGCGCGCGGCCAAGGCGCAGGTGGAGGCCACCGACGAGGCCGAGGCCAAGAAGAAGCACCTCGCCGGTTGA